In the genome of Vicia villosa cultivar HV-30 ecotype Madison, WI linkage group LG7, Vvil1.0, whole genome shotgun sequence, one region contains:
- the LOC131620532 gene encoding uncharacterized WD repeat-containing protein C17D11.16-like — protein sequence MPPSVTWMKRGDLVTYKKVTTIARSRSVNDEHGVLEVWSIDQNEVELHHDIKIPSSPLCTAWFGLISNGYEDEETGNLLAVGTKDTSIIQIWDLDNINAVEPRYILGDTNGHTDSVLALAIRKPFALASASADKLIKIWDLITGTCKITLEHHSDKVQAFAWSDHIVPLFISGSCDRIVVEKDVRSPTHTQILVTDSVESLICHPLFHVVGLKNGMVEGYDIRNLSSSLFTLPAHDGSVTSVCYNPQHTNILATASLDGTVKLWDLSNNQLACVASKNPGVGGIYSISFSKDNPSIMAIGGESGILQIWDTSFE from the exons ATGCCGCCGTCAGTTACATGGATGAAAAGAGGAGATCTTGTTACTTACAAAAAAGTAACAACGATTGCTAGATCCCGAAGTGTAAATGATGAACACGGTGTTCTTGAG GTTTGGTCAATTGACCAAAACGAAGTTGAACTTCACCATGATATAAAAATACCATCGTCCCCACTCTGCACGGCTTGGTTTGGTCTCATCTCCAATGgatatgaagatgaagaaacag GTAACTTATTAGCGGTTGGAACCAAGGATACTTCTATTATTCAAATTTGGGACCTTGACAAT ATTAATGCAGTAGAGCCCCGCTATATCCTGGGTGATACTAATGGACACACTGACTCGGTACTTGCCCTTGCAATCAGAAAACCTTTTGCTCTTGCAAGTGCTAGTGCTGACAAACTTATAAAGATCTGGGACTTGATCACAGGAACTTGTAAAATTACCCTGGAACATCACTCAGACAAG GTTCAAGCATTTGCTTGGAGTGATCACATAGTACCTTTATTTATTAGTGGTTCCTGCGATCGAATTGTTGTTGAG AAGGATGTGAGGAGTCCAACACACACCCAGATTTTAGTCACAGATAGTGTAGAGAGCTTGATTTGTCATCCACTCTTTCATGTG GTGGGCCTTAAAAATGGTATGGTGGAGGGTTATGATATTCGCAACCTGTCTTCCTCACTTTTTACCCTTCCTGCACATGATGGATCTGTTACATCAGTATGCTACAATCCACAACACACCAAT ATTCTTGCTACTGCATCCTTGGATGGAACG GTGAAGCTTTGGGATTTGTCCAACAACCAACTAGCTTGTGTAGCATCTAAAAATCCCGGAGTA GGTGGTATATATTCTATTTCTTTCTCGAAGGATAATCCCTCTATTATGGCTATAGGTGGGGAATCAGGAATATTGCAG ATATGGGACACATCTTTTGAATAA